The Coffea arabica cultivar ET-39 chromosome 9e, Coffea Arabica ET-39 HiFi, whole genome shotgun sequence genome has a window encoding:
- the LOC113709390 gene encoding pentatricopeptide repeat-containing protein At4g35850, mitochondrial-like, which translates to MKLLQSISGHNRFVLRAIGRRYFAGYSADEYARKNYANNESEYNTVINSLTAQRRHYLLRDVYDDMMLDGVKPERDTFHSLIIGTMKGSRLQDAFFFRDEMKAMGVIPDVALYNFLISTCGKCHNSDQAILLLEEMKRYGVKLNGETYVCLLNACAALGRLDRVLPIVKEMTAGGLGLNRFCYAGLITAHRNRIPLSDDVASKIIELVEQSKGWASVDQSKTTAENVMMGITDEELYNMPTAEYVRRRGGFVNRLLTVYHVAFHALADLANVEAMEALWDMLRKDGQLPDIFILLQIMRCYLYSGDIDRGQQIFEDYMSSGKAPVPELYVTLTEGAMRGYTAKGMQLAQDTLVNMNSRNFFLSPKQGNDLLLAASGEETGGFTTANLIWDMMQARNFIPSLPVVEAYYNGLKRREIPEDDERLTLVSRTLENLRARRFSGPFTQS; encoded by the exons ATGAAGCTCCTCCAATCCATATCCG GCCACAATCGGTTTGTTCTTCGAGCAATTGGGCGCAGATACTTTGCAGGATATTCTGCAGATGAATACGCCAGGAAAAATTACGCCAACAATGAATCCGAATACAACACCGTTATCAACTCTCTCACTGCTCAAAGAAGGCATTATCTACTGAGGGATGTTTATGATGATATGATGCTTGATGGGGTGAAGCCAGAGAGGGATACTTTCCATTCACTTATCATTGGGACTATGAAAGGGTCTCGTCTGCAAGATGCATTCTTTTTCAGAGATGAGATGAAAGCAATGGGTGTAATCCCTGAT GTTGCATTGTACAACTTCTTAATCTCAACTTGTGGGAAGTGCCATAATTCAGACCAGGCAATTCTg CTTttagaagaaatgaagagatatGGAGTCAAACTCAACGGGGAGACCTATGTTTGTCTACTAAATGCATGCGCAGCCTTGGGCAGATTAGATCGAGT GTTGCCAATAGTCAAGGAGATGACTGCAGGTGGTCTTGGTTTGAACAGATTTTGCTATGCAGGCCTAATAACTGCACACAGAAATAGGATACCTCTTTCAGATGATGTAGCTTCCAAA ATCATTGAGCTGGTTGAGCAGTCCAAGGGTTGGGCATCCGTGGACCAATCAAAAACCACAGCAGAAAATGTCATGATGGGCATCACTGATGAAGAGCTGTACAATATGCCTACTGCTGAGTATGTTCGTCGGCGGGGTGGTTTTGTGAATCGGTTGCTTACTGTGTATCATGTTGCATTTCATGCATTGGCTGATCTTGCGAATGTAGAG GCAATGGAAGCTCTTTGGGATATGCTTAGAAAGGATGGTCAACTTCCAGATATTTTCATCCTGCTGCAAATTATGAG GTGCTATCTATATTCTGGAGACATAGACCGTGGGCAGCAGATCTTTGAAGACTACATGAGTTCAGGGAAAGCACCTGTTCCAGAGCTTTACGTT ACTCTGACTGAAGGAGCAATGCGCGGATATACTGCCAAGGGAATGCAACTTGCACAAGATACACTG GTAAATATGAATTCCAGAAACTTTTTCCTTAGCCCAAAACAAGGAAATGATCTCCTCCTTGCAGCCTCAGGTGAAGAG ACTGGTGGGTTTACAACTGCCAATTTGATATGGGATATGATGCAGGCTCGCAATTTCATCCCATCTCTTCCAGTTGTTGAAGCATATTACAACGGTTTAAAA AGACGGGAAATTCCTGAAGATGACGAACGGTTAACGCTAGTATCACGCACTCTAGAAAATCTACGTGCAAGACGATTTTCTGGACCATTTACTCAATCTTAA